A single genomic interval of Nostoc commune NIES-4072 harbors:
- a CDS encoding MvdD family ATP-grasp ribosomal peptide maturase, with protein sequence MTVLIITHSQDNESIPLVIQAIEAQGGKAFRFDTDRFPTEITLDVYYAKSERVTLSVEDQTLDLNEVSAVWYRRIAIGSRIPDSMDKQLRQASLKESRVTIDGMIASIKGFHLDPLPNIRRAENKQLQLRIARDIGLDTPRTLTTNNSVAVKQFAQECKEGMITKMLSSFAIYDEQGQEKVVFTNPISSKDLDNLDGLRFCPMTFQEKIPKALELRTIIVGKRVLTAAVDSQALDKARYDWRKQGIALLDAWEPYTLPEDVEEKLLKLMAEFGLNYGAIDIILTPDGRHVFLEVNPVGEFFWLERCPGLPISEAIAQVLQN encoded by the coding sequence GTGACTGTTTTAATCATTACTCACAGCCAAGACAACGAAAGTATTCCTCTAGTTATTCAGGCAATTGAAGCCCAAGGAGGAAAAGCATTTCGTTTTGATACAGACCGATTTCCTACAGAAATCACCTTAGATGTTTACTATGCCAAAAGTGAGCGAGTTACTCTAAGCGTTGAAGACCAGACATTAGATTTGAATGAAGTGTCAGCAGTTTGGTATCGCCGCATTGCAATTGGATCAAGAATTCCCGACTCGATGGACAAGCAACTCAGACAAGCCTCGCTCAAAGAATCTCGCGTCACCATTGACGGAATGATTGCCAGTATTAAGGGCTTCCATCTCGACCCTCTGCCAAATATTCGCCGAGCCGAAAATAAGCAACTGCAATTACGAATAGCACGAGACATCGGTCTAGATACGCCACGCACTCTGACTACAAACAATTCAGTGGCAGTAAAGCAATTTGCCCAAGAGTGTAAGGAGGGAATGATTACAAAGATGCTCTCTTCCTTCGCTATTTACGATGAACAAGGACAAGAAAAAGTTGTGTTTACGAATCCAATTTCATCTAAGGATCTGGATAACCTCGATGGATTACGTTTTTGTCCAATGACATTTCAAGAAAAAATTCCGAAAGCATTGGAATTGCGGACAATTATTGTAGGCAAACGTGTGTTGACGGCGGCGGTTGATTCTCAAGCTTTGGATAAAGCGCGTTACGATTGGCGCAAACAGGGAATTGCCTTACTCGACGCTTGGGAACCATACACTCTACCTGAAGATGTTGAAGAGAAACTGCTCAAACTTATGGCAGAATTTGGTTTGAACTACGGAGCTATTGATATTATTTTGACTCCTGATGGTCGTCATGTGTTTCTTGAAGTTAACCCAGTTGGCGAGTTTTTCTGGTTAGAACGCTGTCCTGGCTTACCGATTTCTGAGGCGATCGCACAGGTTCTACAGAATTGA
- the acsF gene encoding magnesium-protoporphyrin IX monomethyl ester (oxidative) cyclase yields the protein MVKSLETSQPELLKPGVKAPVQETLLTPRFYTTDFEAAAQLDISSQEAELLAIVEELRADYNRHHFVRDEEFQQCWDHIDGETRVAFIDFLERSCTSEFSGFLLFKELSRRLKNRNPILADAFNFMARDEARHAGFLNKSMADFNLSLDLSYLTKNRTYTFFPPEWIIYTVYLSEKIGYWRYILVYRHMEKHPEHQIYPLFRKFESWCQDENRHGDFFKALLRSQPQLWNNWRARLWVRFFLLSVFATHTLTVFERATFYQSIGIDPREYNTRVIQETNNTAARAFPLILNTNHPEFFRRLEKCSDLNLKLAEINNSNRSPVVKFCQKLPLIASIIGHLLQTYLIKPVDAESLRGTVH from the coding sequence ATGGTTAAGTCTTTGGAAACTTCCCAACCTGAGTTGCTAAAACCAGGTGTAAAAGCGCCTGTTCAAGAAACATTATTAACACCCAGGTTTTATACCACTGACTTTGAAGCTGCGGCGCAATTGGATATTTCGTCTCAGGAGGCTGAGTTACTGGCAATTGTAGAGGAGTTACGAGCTGACTATAACCGTCATCACTTTGTCCGTGATGAAGAATTTCAGCAGTGTTGGGATCACATTGATGGGGAAACACGCGTCGCTTTTATTGACTTTTTGGAACGTTCCTGTACCTCAGAGTTTTCTGGGTTTCTGCTGTTTAAAGAGTTATCACGCCGTCTGAAAAACCGCAATCCGATTTTGGCGGATGCTTTTAATTTTATGGCGCGGGATGAGGCACGCCATGCGGGATTTTTAAATAAGTCAATGGCAGATTTTAATCTTTCCCTCGACTTAAGTTATTTAACCAAAAATCGCACTTATACCTTCTTTCCGCCAGAGTGGATTATTTACACAGTCTACCTGTCTGAAAAAATTGGCTACTGGCGCTACATCTTGGTGTATCGGCACATGGAGAAACATCCAGAACACCAAATTTATCCACTATTCCGTAAGTTTGAAAGTTGGTGTCAGGATGAAAATCGACATGGAGATTTCTTTAAAGCATTGCTGCGATCGCAGCCTCAATTATGGAACAATTGGAGAGCTAGATTATGGGTACGTTTCTTTTTGCTAAGTGTTTTTGCTACTCACACATTGACAGTATTTGAACGCGCCACGTTTTATCAATCCATTGGGATAGATCCGCGCGAATATAATACCAGAGTCATTCAAGAGACGAATAACACTGCTGCACGGGCATTTCCTCTGATTTTGAATACAAATCATCCAGAGTTTTTCCGGCGGTTGGAAAAGTGTTCTGATCTTAATTTGAAACTAGCAGAGATTAATAACAGCAATCGCTCACCAGTTGTCAAATTCTGCCAAAAATTACCCTTGATAGCTTCCATTATTGGGCATCTATTGCAGACTTACCTAATCAAACCTGTTGATGCTGAATCATTGAGAGGGACAGTTCATTAA
- a CDS encoding EamA family transporter: MESNTIAWWIYALLSAGFAALTTIFAKIGIENINSNLATAIRTVVILVIAWGIVFFQGNVVNILAISQKTMIFLLLSGLSTGLSWIFYFQALQTGKASLVAPIDKSSLVLVLLFSVIFLGEPLNLKIILGSSLVVVGTLVLIL; encoded by the coding sequence ATGGAAAGCAACACCATAGCGTGGTGGATATATGCATTACTTTCGGCTGGCTTTGCAGCATTGACAACTATTTTTGCCAAAATTGGCATAGAAAATATTAATTCTAATTTAGCAACAGCAATCCGAACTGTTGTTATCTTAGTAATTGCTTGGGGAATTGTATTTTTTCAAGGAAATGTAGTTAATATTTTAGCTATTTCCCAAAAAACGATGATCTTCTTATTATTATCTGGGCTATCTACAGGATTATCATGGATTTTTTACTTCCAAGCTTTACAAACAGGAAAAGCCTCCCTTGTAGCACCAATTGATAAATCAAGCTTGGTATTAGTTTTATTGTTTTCAGTAATTTTTCTGGGAGAACCATTAAACTTGAAGATAATATTAGGAAGCAGTTTAGTAGTTGTGGGTACTTTAGTTCTAATCCTTTAA
- a CDS encoding heme oxygenase (biliverdin-producing), giving the protein MSSNLAIKLRSGTQQAHTSAENVGFMKCFLKGVVDRDCFAKFLSNLYYVYSELEAALKSHLEHPMISAVYFPELNRQSSLEKDMVFYYRDNWREQVTPSPAAQKYIDRIREISISEPVLLLGHAYTRYMGDLSGGQMLQKVAQSTLKLSGYEGTSFYNFEQIPDKKAFKDKYRQALNELPVDDITAERIVAEANNAFGFNLQMAQELEGSLIKALGQVMFNSLTH; this is encoded by the coding sequence ATGAGTAGTAATCTAGCCATCAAACTGCGCTCTGGAACTCAACAAGCCCACACCTCAGCAGAAAATGTGGGATTTATGAAATGTTTTCTGAAAGGAGTTGTGGATAGAGACTGCTTCGCCAAGTTCTTAAGCAACTTGTATTACGTCTACAGCGAACTAGAAGCAGCATTAAAGAGCCATTTAGAGCATCCTATGATTAGTGCGGTTTACTTCCCCGAACTTAATCGCCAATCCTCGCTCGAAAAAGACATGGTGTTCTATTATAGGGATAACTGGAGAGAGCAAGTTACACCTTCACCTGCTGCCCAAAAGTACATTGACCGCATTCGGGAAATTTCTATTAGTGAACCAGTCTTATTGTTAGGTCATGCCTACACTCGCTACATGGGCGATCTTTCTGGGGGTCAAATGCTACAAAAAGTTGCTCAGTCAACCCTGAAGCTTTCTGGCTATGAAGGCACATCCTTTTACAATTTTGAGCAAATTCCTGACAAAAAGGCATTTAAAGATAAGTATCGTCAGGCATTAAATGAATTACCAGTTGATGATATAACAGCAGAACGGATTGTTGCAGAAGCTAATAATGCCTTTGGGTTCAATTTACAGATGGCTCAAGAGTTAGAAGGAAGTTTAATTAAAGCACTCGGTCAAGTTATGTTTAATAGCCTAACTCATTAG
- a CDS encoding manganese catalase family protein, with amino-acid sequence MFFHKKEPIHAVNVTEPNPRFAQLLLEQFGGATGELSAALQYWVQSFHVENAGIKDMLQDIAIEEFSHLEMVGKLIEAHTKNTDQTEAYKSTLFAVRGIGPHFLDSQGNAWTASYLNEGGDVVRDLRANVAAEAGARQTYEELIKLATDKGTQETLVHLLTREISHTQMFMKALDSLGKLTDPFFGNIKPDETVALYYNLSTDGNGQDERGPWNSEPTFKYIANPLETHS; translated from the coding sequence ATGTTTTTTCACAAAAAAGAGCCTATTCATGCAGTTAACGTTACTGAACCAAATCCTCGTTTTGCTCAGTTGCTTTTAGAGCAGTTTGGCGGAGCTACTGGAGAACTTAGTGCAGCACTTCAATATTGGGTTCAATCATTCCATGTCGAGAATGCTGGAATTAAAGACATGCTTCAAGACATTGCAATCGAGGAATTTAGCCATTTAGAAATGGTTGGTAAACTCATTGAAGCTCATACTAAAAATACGGATCAAACAGAGGCTTATAAAAGCACTCTCTTTGCAGTGCGAGGAATTGGGCCTCATTTTCTAGATAGTCAGGGTAATGCTTGGACTGCAAGTTACTTGAATGAAGGTGGCGATGTAGTCCGTGATTTGAGAGCTAATGTTGCAGCTGAAGCTGGCGCTCGTCAAACTTACGAAGAGTTAATTAAGTTGGCAACTGACAAAGGAACCCAAGAGACTTTAGTCCATCTGTTAACACGAGAAATTTCTCATACCCAGATGTTTATGAAAGCTCTAGATTCGCTGGGTAAGTTGACAGATCCGTTCTTTGGTAATATTAAGCCAGATGAAACTGTTGCTCTTTACTACAACTTATCTACAGACGGCAATGGTCAAGATGAGCGTGGCCCTTGGAATTCTGAGCCAACATTCAAATACATTGCGAATCCGTTAGAAACTCACTCTTAA
- a CDS encoding acylase, whose translation MRIDSLLRVYKRKSIRVLPLILSLILVLFVGSRTVAVPTKSTEILWDTYGVPHIYGKDDQSAFYAFGWAQMQSHGDLLLRLYGQARGHAAEYWGEEYLESDRWVQTAGVPERASTWYKAQSSTFRSYLDAFATGINAYAKENPKLIDDQVEVVLPVKAEDVMAHLHRVLNFTFVVNPESVLDLSKEKLQAGSNGWAIAPSHSANGNAMLLANPHLPWSDLFLWYEAQITAPGIDAYGATLVGIPVLAIAFNNNLGWTHTVNTYDGWDVYQLTLAGNGYQFDDKVLNFQTKTLSLKVKQKNGSLQEQPLIVKSSVHGPVVAEKNGKAVALRVAGLDRPGVLQEWWDMARSKNLAQFEKTLQRLQLPMFTVMYADREGHIMHLFNGQVPVRSKGDFEYWQGIIPGNTSKTLWTKIHPYQDLPRIVDPKSGWLQNTNDPPWTTTFPAAIKADNYPPYMAPRFMDFRSQRSVRMLAEDDKISFDQMVVYKHSTRMELADRILDDLIPATRKYGQDLGQKAANVLEAWDRQANADSRGAVLFAFWVQQMDLDKTFSKPWNENYPRTTPDGLANPESAVATLQAVAAEVEKTYGALDVPWGKVFRLRLGDMDLSANGGDGSLGIFRVLNSAPGENGQFQAVAGDSYVAAIEFSNPVRAMALTSYGNATQPGSPHISDQLQMLANKKLRTVWRDRSDILAHLEERKIF comes from the coding sequence ATGAGGATTGATAGTTTACTCAGAGTTTACAAAAGAAAATCAATACGCGTTTTACCCTTAATACTCAGTTTGATATTGGTTTTGTTTGTCGGAAGCCGCACTGTAGCTGTACCAACGAAATCCACAGAGATATTATGGGATACATACGGTGTGCCGCACATTTACGGTAAAGATGACCAGAGTGCATTTTATGCCTTTGGTTGGGCACAAATGCAAAGTCATGGAGATTTACTTTTGCGTCTCTATGGTCAAGCACGGGGACACGCAGCCGAATATTGGGGAGAGGAATATCTGGAGTCAGATCGTTGGGTACAGACTGCGGGAGTACCAGAACGCGCTAGTACTTGGTACAAGGCCCAGAGTTCAACTTTTCGTAGTTATCTTGATGCTTTTGCTACTGGGATCAATGCTTATGCAAAAGAAAATCCGAAGTTAATTGATGATCAAGTTGAGGTAGTGCTACCAGTCAAGGCAGAAGATGTCATGGCTCACTTACATCGGGTACTCAATTTCACCTTTGTAGTCAATCCGGAGTCAGTATTAGACCTGAGCAAAGAAAAGTTACAAGCAGGATCTAATGGTTGGGCGATCGCACCAAGTCATTCTGCCAATGGGAATGCCATGTTGTTAGCAAACCCACACCTACCTTGGTCAGATTTATTTTTGTGGTATGAAGCTCAAATCACCGCACCAGGGATTGATGCTTATGGGGCAACACTTGTAGGTATTCCCGTATTAGCGATCGCCTTTAACAACAACTTAGGTTGGACTCACACTGTTAATACTTATGATGGTTGGGATGTTTATCAACTCACACTGGCAGGTAATGGATACCAGTTTGATGACAAAGTTCTTAACTTTCAGACAAAAACTCTCTCCTTAAAGGTGAAGCAGAAAAATGGGTCTTTACAAGAGCAACCATTAATAGTAAAAAGTTCCGTCCATGGCCCTGTGGTAGCCGAGAAAAATGGTAAAGCCGTAGCGCTGAGAGTCGCAGGTCTTGACCGACCAGGTGTACTCCAAGAATGGTGGGATATGGCCCGATCAAAAAATCTTGCCCAGTTTGAAAAGACACTCCAGCGCCTGCAATTGCCAATGTTTACGGTGATGTATGCGGATCGAGAAGGGCATATTATGCACCTATTCAACGGTCAAGTTCCAGTACGCTCTAAGGGTGATTTTGAATACTGGCAAGGCATAATCCCAGGAAATACATCTAAAACCTTGTGGACAAAAATTCATCCTTACCAAGATTTACCGCGCATAGTTGACCCGAAGAGTGGTTGGTTGCAAAATACAAACGATCCACCTTGGACAACTACATTTCCAGCCGCCATTAAAGCAGATAATTACCCGCCTTACATGGCACCTCGTTTCATGGATTTTCGCTCCCAACGTTCTGTAAGAATGCTGGCTGAGGATGACAAAATCTCTTTTGATCAAATGGTTGTATACAAGCACTCTACTCGTATGGAACTGGCCGATCGCATTTTGGATGATTTAATTCCGGCTACACGCAAGTACGGTCAGGACTTAGGGCAAAAAGCAGCTAATGTCTTAGAAGCATGGGATCGGCAAGCTAATGCAGATAGTCGCGGAGCCGTACTATTTGCCTTTTGGGTACAACAGATGGACTTAGATAAAACCTTTAGTAAACCTTGGAATGAAAATTATCCACGCACCACACCCGATGGTTTAGCTAATCCTGAAAGTGCAGTCGCAACTCTGCAAGCAGTTGCAGCAGAGGTAGAAAAGACTTATGGGGCGCTTGATGTACCGTGGGGAAAGGTTTTTCGGCTACGGTTGGGTGATATGGATTTATCTGCTAATGGTGGGGATGGCAGCCTGGGAATTTTTCGGGTACTGAATTCCGCTCCCGGAGAAAATGGGCAGTTCCAAGCCGTTGCAGGTGATTCCTATGTGGCTGCAATTGAATTTTCCAACCCTGTACGGGCAATGGCACTCACCAGCTACGGTAATGCAACTCAACCCGGATCGCCCCACATTAGCGACCAGTTACAGATGTTAGCTAACAAAAAGTTGCGGACAGTGTGGCGCGATCGCTCAGATATTCTTGCTCATCTAGAAGAACGTAAAATATTCTGA
- a CDS encoding MvdC family ATP-grasp ribosomal peptide maturase, producing MYVDRDVVLLITHSGDYFTIDRVAEAVSKRGAQPFRLDTDKFPMTVQIEANFSNSGSNHKLEYSTRSLNTEQVQAVWMRRIWQPDLGKELAPQFQAACSSESLAVLDGFWDSLRGATWVDDLQRISVAENKLRQLRIASEVGLVIPRTIVTNNPQQTREFFEEVKGKMVAKLLRPLSYGMQASSFFMYTSAVKEEDLLDAETLRYCPVVFQEQIPKQLELRAVYVNGNLFVGALDASEYAASTQDWRRGTKEVITWQPYQLPDKLICCLDAFMTRFGLIFGAFDFIKTPSGEYVFLEINPTGEWGMLERDLEYPIADAIADALLSTSPKQNAFT from the coding sequence ATGTACGTTGACCGTGATGTGGTTTTATTAATCACCCATAGTGGTGATTACTTCACAATAGATAGAGTTGCAGAAGCTGTATCAAAACGAGGCGCACAGCCATTTCGCCTGGATACTGATAAGTTTCCGATGACAGTACAAATCGAGGCAAATTTCAGTAACTCTGGGAGTAATCATAAACTGGAATATAGCACTCGCTCCCTGAACACCGAGCAAGTGCAAGCAGTATGGATGCGACGGATTTGGCAACCTGACTTAGGTAAAGAATTGGCTCCACAATTCCAAGCAGCCTGCTCTAGCGAATCACTGGCAGTCTTAGATGGCTTTTGGGACAGTCTAAGGGGAGCTACCTGGGTGGATGATTTACAACGGATCAGTGTAGCTGAAAACAAGCTACGTCAACTAAGAATTGCATCGGAAGTTGGTCTTGTCATACCTCGGACTATCGTCACCAACAATCCTCAACAAACACGAGAGTTTTTTGAGGAAGTTAAAGGAAAAATGGTTGCCAAGCTACTCAGACCTCTTTCTTATGGAATGCAAGCCTCCTCTTTTTTCATGTATACCAGCGCTGTTAAAGAAGAAGACTTACTTGATGCTGAAACACTGCGCTATTGTCCAGTTGTGTTTCAAGAACAAATCCCCAAACAGCTAGAACTACGCGCAGTGTATGTGAATGGTAATCTCTTTGTCGGCGCACTGGATGCGTCTGAGTATGCAGCATCCACCCAAGATTGGCGACGGGGAACAAAAGAGGTTATTACCTGGCAACCATATCAATTACCTGATAAACTAATCTGTTGCCTCGATGCTTTTATGACAAGGTTTGGACTGATTTTTGGAGCATTTGACTTCATCAAAACGCCATCAGGGGAATATGTTTTTTTAGAAATTAATCCTACAGGAGAGTGGGGGATGCTGGAGAGAGATTTGGAATATCCGATCGCAGATGCGATCGCAGATGCACTACTTTCAACAAGCCCTAAGCAAAATGCTTTTACTTAA
- the hemN gene encoding oxygen-independent coproporphyrinogen III oxidase has product MVFLLPGVKFDLDLIQKYDTRAPRYTSYPPATELSETFTETDFKAAIAASNQRKTPISLYFHIPFCQSACYFCGCNTVISNNKNIAKPYVESLAQDIKNTAALIDLDRKVLQIHWGGGTPNYLDRDQIEFLWKNINRHFNIDPQAEISIEINPRYIDKNYIFFLREIGFNRISFGIQDFNSQVQVAINRVQPEEMLFDVMSWVKEAKFQSVNVDLIYGLPYQTRETFRETLKKTVKLDPDRIVVFNFAYIPWIKPTQKNIPQEALPPAEEKLEILKMTIEELTNNQYLFIGMDHFAKTNDELAIAQRNGTLKRNFQGYTTHAETELFGFGSTSISMLEDAYAQNHKELKDYYHTIAAGALPVSKGIKLTQNDIIRRDVIMGIMSHFQLHKQDIENKYDLNFDEYFSEELEALKPLEADGLVNLSKNQIQITDIGRLLVRNIAVIFDTHTRTRETKFSRAI; this is encoded by the coding sequence ATGGTTTTTCTATTACCTGGTGTCAAGTTTGATCTGGATTTGATTCAAAAGTACGACACTCGCGCACCTAGATACACCAGTTATCCGCCTGCTACAGAGTTAAGCGAAACATTTACTGAAACTGATTTTAAGGCCGCGATCGCAGCCTCGAATCAACGCAAAACTCCTATAAGTTTATATTTCCATATCCCCTTTTGCCAAAGTGCTTGCTATTTCTGCGGCTGTAACACAGTAATTTCCAACAATAAGAATATTGCCAAACCTTACGTAGAATCTTTAGCTCAAGACATTAAAAACACCGCAGCTTTAATCGATCTAGATAGAAAAGTGCTGCAAATCCACTGGGGAGGCGGTACTCCTAATTACTTGGATCGTGACCAAATAGAATTTTTATGGAAAAACATCAATCGCCATTTCAACATCGATCCACAAGCAGAAATCTCAATTGAGATTAATCCTCGTTATATTGATAAAAATTACATTTTCTTTCTGAGAGAAATTGGATTTAACCGTATTAGTTTTGGCATTCAAGATTTTAATAGCCAAGTTCAAGTAGCTATAAATCGTGTCCAGCCAGAAGAAATGCTATTTGATGTCATGAGTTGGGTTAAAGAAGCTAAGTTTCAAAGTGTGAATGTAGACCTTATTTATGGTTTACCTTATCAAACCCGCGAAACATTTCGGGAGACGTTGAAAAAGACTGTTAAGTTAGACCCTGACCGAATTGTTGTTTTTAACTTTGCATATATACCGTGGATCAAACCTACACAAAAAAATATTCCTCAAGAGGCGCTACCCCCAGCAGAGGAAAAGTTAGAAATTCTGAAAATGACCATTGAAGAATTGACGAATAACCAATATCTATTTATTGGGATGGATCATTTTGCTAAAACTAATGATGAACTAGCGATCGCTCAACGCAATGGCACTCTCAAGCGCAATTTCCAGGGTTACACTACTCACGCTGAGACAGAACTGTTTGGTTTTGGTTCTACATCCATCAGTATGCTAGAAGATGCTTATGCTCAAAACCACAAGGAATTAAAGGATTATTATCACACAATTGCAGCAGGTGCTTTACCAGTTAGCAAAGGTATCAAGCTTACTCAAAATGACATCATCAGACGGGATGTGATCATGGGTATTATGTCTCACTTTCAGTTGCATAAGCAAGATATTGAAAATAAGTATGATCTCAATTTTGATGAATATTTCTCTGAGGAACTAGAGGCGTTAAAACCACTAGAAGCCGATGGTCTAGTCAATTTATCAAAAAATCAGATCCAGATTACAGATATCGGTAGATTACTAGTCAGAAATATTGCCGTCATCTTTGATACTCATACAAGAACACGAGAGACAAAATTTTCTCGTGCTATTTGA